Proteins encoded together in one Cicer arietinum cultivar CDC Frontier isolate Library 1 chromosome 4, Cicar.CDCFrontier_v2.0, whole genome shotgun sequence window:
- the LOC101497859 gene encoding putative B3 domain-containing protein At1g78640, whose product MSSGNVCVCSSQSSFCSSNVCLHLSLHCCCPFPCSTETKPTKKRKRVHQETLHVSRKNKTWGYSTDLMLYDDPWKIKKVLEQSDVGPLSRLMLNSDLVKHFVLPVLCADLENTDDVVWKVENTKGVPVKIWDLDTKSFHFLNFHRYNNSTKSYIFNGSWIPEFVSRRHLHKGDEIGLHWDPYRQCFDFSVLRAAN is encoded by the coding sequence ATGAGTTCCGGCAATGTTTGTGTTTGTTCTTCACAATCATCGTTTTGTTCCTCCAACGTTTGTCTACATCTCTCACTCCATTGTTGTTGCCCCTTTCCCTGTTCAACTGAAACTAAACCCACAAAGAAGAGGAAACGTGTTCATCAAGAAACTCTTCATGTTTCAAGAAAGAACAAGACTTGGGGTTATTCAACTGATTTGATGCTCTATGATGATCCTTGGAAGATAAAGAAAGTTTTGGAACAAAGTGATGTTGGTCCATTGAGTAGACTCATGTTGAATAGCGATTTGGTCAAACATTTTGTGCTTCCTGTTTTGTGTGCTGATCTTGAAAACACAGATGATGTTGTTTGGAAAGTTGAGAACACTAAAGGTGTTCCAGTCAAGATTTGGGATCTTGACACCAAATCCTTCCACTTTCTCAATTTCCACAGATATAATAATTCAACCAAAAGTTACATTTTCAATGGCAGTTGGATCCCTGAGTTTGTCTCTAGAAGGCACCTACACAAAGGGGATGAAATTGGTCTTCATTGGGATCCATATAGACAATGTTTCGATTTCTCTGTTCTTCGTGCCGCCAATTAA